The nucleotide sequence GAACGGACATCCTCTTCCAAGGAGTGCTCAAGCAGACTGTCCTCAGGACTCATCTGTGATTCATCCTCTATGAAATCACCAATATTACTTGCACTTCCATCATTGAAGATGGGTGCATCGAGGCTAACCATATCCCTGCTGATGGCAAGCAAGTTGCCCACATGTTCAGGATCGAAACCGGTAAGTGCTCCGATTTCCTCTGCACTCACATCCTCTGAGTTCATATCTTTCATCAGTGCCTTCTGGGCCTTCTGGATCTGCAACAACTCATTGGTCCTGTTGAGTGGGAGACGAACTGCCCTACTCTTTTCATTGATTGCCTTCATAATCGACTGGCGGATCCACCACACAGCATAACTGATGAAATGGTATCCTCTCTCAACGTCAAATTTCTCAAGTGCAGTCATCAGGCCAATGTTTCCCTCATTGATTAGATCAACCAATGGCAGTCCCTGGTTCTGGTATTTCTTTGCCACATTGACGACAAAACGGAGATTTGATTCAATCATTTTTTTTCGTGCAAACTCTTCGCCGTTCTGTGCACGTTTTGCAAGTTCAACTTCCTCTTCAGGAGAAAGCAAGGGAATCCTGTTGATTTCCTTGAGGTACATGCTCAGAATGTTTGCGTCATCATACGCATAAGACTTTTCAATTGCATTCAACATCGTTTGGTTTCTTTTCATTATGTACCTTCCTGTTTGGTCGTTGGAAAGGTAAATGCAACTAGCGTGCCAACTTATGTTAAAGTTTTTT is from uncultured Sphaerochaeta sp. and encodes:
- a CDS encoding RNA polymerase sigma factor RpoD/SigA, coding for MKRNQTMLNAIEKSYAYDDANILSMYLKEINRIPLLSPEEEVELAKRAQNGEEFARKKMIESNLRFVVNVAKKYQNQGLPLVDLINEGNIGLMTALEKFDVERGYHFISYAVWWIRQSIMKAINEKSRAVRLPLNRTNELLQIQKAQKALMKDMNSEDVSAEEIGALTGFDPEHVGNLLAISRDMVSLDAPIFNDGSASNIGDFIEDESQMSPEDSLLEHSLEEDVRSLLSTLSDKEREIIELRFGLEGKNPMSLKEIGELYNLTKERIRQIEKKAIERLRNPSRSKIVESYIA